The Procambarus clarkii isolate CNS0578487 chromosome 39, FALCON_Pclarkii_2.0, whole genome shotgun sequence genome window below encodes:
- the LOC138372719 gene encoding uncharacterized protein, translating to MTPHPHRPPPCCHAHPQLSYDATPTPPSPHAVTPTLNSHDATPTPPTPHAVTSTLNSHATPTPPTPHAVTPTLNSHMTSHPHRPPPMLSRPPSTLMTPHPHRPPPCCHAHPHAVTPTLNSHMTPHPHRPPPCCHAHPQLSYDATPTPPTPHAVTPTLNSHMTSHPHRPPPCCHAHPQLSYDVTPPPPTPHAVTPTPHAVTPTLNSHMTPHPTAHPHAVTPTLNSHDATPTPPTLNSHDATPTPPTLNSHVATPTPPTLNSHDATPTPPTLNSHDATPTPPTPMLSHPPSTLMTPHPHRPPSTHDATPTPPTLNSHDATPTPPTLNS from the coding sequence ATGACGCCACACCCACACCGCCCACCCCCATGCTGTCACGCCCACCCTCAACTCTCATATGACGCCACACCCACACCGCCCTCCCCCCATGCTGTCACGCCCACCCTCAACTCACATGACGCCACACCCACACCGCCCACCCCCCATGCTGTCACGTCCACCCTCAACTCTCACGCCACACCCACACCGCCCACCCCCCATGCTGTCACGCCCACCCTCAACTCTCATATGACGTCACACCCACACCGCCCACCCCCCATGCTGTCACGCCCACCCTCAACTCTCATGACGCCACACCCACACCGCCCACCCCCATGCTGTCACGCCCACCCCCATGCTGTCACGCCCACCCTCAACTCTCATATGACGCCACACCCACACCGCCCACCTCCATGCTGTCACGCCCACCCTCAACTCTCATATGACGCCACACCCACACCGCCCACCCCCCATGCTGTCACGCCCACCCTCAACTCTCATATGACGTCACACCCCCACCGCCCACCTCCATGCTGTCACGCCCACCCTCAACTCTCATATGACGTCACACCCCCACCGCCCACCCCCCATGCTGTCACGCCCACCCCCCATGCTGTCACGCCCACCCTCAACTCTCATATGACGCCACACCCCACCGCCCACCCCCATGCTGTCACGCCCACCCTCAACTCTCATGACGCCACACCCACTCCACCCACCCTCAACTCTCATGACGCCACACCCACTCCACCCACCCTCAACTCTCATGTCGCCACACCCACACCGCCCACCCTCAACTCTCATGACGCCACACCCACACCGCCCACCCTCAACTCTCATGACGCCACACCCACACCGCCCACCCCCATGCTGTCACACCCACCCTCAACTCTCATGACGCCACACCCACACCGCCCACCCTCAACTCATgacgccacacccacaccacccaccctcaaCTCTCATGACGCCACACCCACACCGCCCACCCTCAACTCATga
- the LOC138372718 gene encoding uncharacterized protein has protein sequence MTPHPTAHPHAVTPTLNSHATPTPPTPHAVTPTLNSHDATPTPPTLNSHDATPTPPTLNSHDATPTPPTLNSHDATPTPPTPMLSHPPSTLMTPHPHRPPSTHDATPTPPTLNSHDATPTPPTLNS, from the coding sequence ATGACGCCACACCCCACCGCCCACCCCCATGCTGTCACGCCCACCCTCAACTCTCACGCCACACCCACACCGCCCACCCCCCATGCTGTCACGCCCACCCTCAACTCTCATGACGCCACACCCACTCCACCCACCCTCAACTCTCATGACGCCACACCCACTCCACCCACCCTCAACTCTCATGACGCCACACCCACACCGCCCACCCTCAACTCTCATGACGCCACACCCACACCGCCCACCCCCATGCTGTCACACCCACCCTCAACTCTCATGACGCCACACCCACACCGCCCACCCTCAACTCATgacgccacacccacaccacccaccctcaaCTCTCATGACGCCACACCCACACCGCCCACCCTCAACTCATGA